The DNA window AAATGAAGATTATTTAAAAAAATCTTATGATAACGCAACATCTATTTCAAAAAAGTATAATTGGTGTGAAATAGAATGTGTTGAAAGTAATAAAATTAAAAGTATAGAGAGAGTAAATGATGAAATTTTCTCTAAAATTAAAAAGATAATAGAATATTAAAAAAATAAGAAAGTCAATAAAAACAAGTGAATTGTATTCTAAATTTTAGATGAAAAATTGAAGGAAATGAGCCGAACAAATTTCGGCATGTTTGAAGCCAACTTGTTGGCAAGTTTGCCGAATTTGTAGCGAATGTCAATTTTTTATCGTAAAAAAATTTAGTTAGCAATGAACTGTTTTTATGCAATAATAGGAGGATAAATGGCATTTTTAATTGCAGTAGTAATGCTAGGCTTAATAATATTTGTACATGAATTAGGGCATTTTTTAACTGCTAAACTTTTCAAAATGCCTGTGAGTGAATTTTCAATAGGAATGGGACCACAGGTTTTTTCAGTTGACACAAAGAAAACAACATATTCTTTTAGAGCAATCCCAATAGGAGGATATGTTAATATAGAAGGAATGGAAGTTGGAAGTGAAGTAGAAAATGGTTTTAGTTCTAAACCGGCTTATCAAAGATTTGTAGTTTTATTTGCAGGAGTTTTTATGAACTTCTTAATGGCTTTTATACTACTTTTTGCAACAGCTAAGATAAGTGGAAGAATAGAGTATGATTCTAATGCTATTATTGGTGGTTTAGTAAAAGGTGGAGCCAATGAGCAAATATTAAAAGTAGATGATAAAATTCTTGAATTAGATGGAAAAAAAATAAATGTATGGACAGATATTTCAGAGGTTACAAAAGTATCACAAGATAAGAAAGAAATATCTGCTTTGATAGAAAGAGATAGTAAAGTAGAAAATTTAACTTTAAAATTAACAAAGGATGAAGAAAATAATAGAGTTGTGTTAGGAATTTCTCCAAAATATAAAAAGGTTAATTTATCAACAATAGAAAGTTTAGACTTTGCAAAAAATTCTTTTAATTCAATAATAACAGATACTGTAAAAGGTTTTTTTACTCTTTTTTCAGGTAAGGTTAGTTTAAAAGAAGTTAGTGGACCCGTTGGCATTTTTAAAGTTGTAGGAGAAGTTTCAAAATTTGGTTGGCTATCTATTGTAAGTTTATGTGTAGTTCTTTCAATAAATATAGGAGTATTAAATTTATTGCCTATACCTGCACTTGATGGAGGAAGAATTATTTTCGTACTTTTAGAGCTTTTTGGAATAAAAGTTAATAAAAAATGGGAAGAAAAATTGCATAAAGGTGGAATGATACTTTTATTATTTTTTATTCTAATGATTAGTGTTAATGATGTCTGGAAACTTTTTAATTAATTTTTCTTGAAATTATACAGATAATCGGTTATAATACAGTATGATGATATTTAAAAAAAATGGTTTGTTTTGGAAAAGGAGGAAAAATATGAAAAATGCAATATTAGCAATTTCAGAAAAGAAGGAAATACTAAAACAAATAAGAAAAGAATTAGCAGAAAAATATGAAGTGATTACCTTCAATAATTTATTAGATGCAATAGATATGGTAAGAGAAAGTGACTTTGATTTAATACTATTAGACAATGCCTTAGAAGGAATCTCAGTAGGAGAAGCGAAGAAAAAATTAACAAGTATAGGAAAAGATTTTATAACAGTCGCTTTAGTAGATGAAATAAATGAAGTTGAAACAAAAGAATTAGAAAAATTTGGAATTTTTGCATATTTACTAAAACCAATAAAAATTGAAGACTTAGATGCAATAATTTTACCTTCGTTAAATGGTTTAGAATTAATTAAAGAAAATAAAAGATTAGAAGAAAAATTAAGTATATTAGAAGAAGATACTGATATTATAGGACAATCAGCAAAAATAAAAGATGTTAGAAATCTTATAGAAAAAATAGCTGATAGTGATTTACCTGTTTTAATAGTTGGGGAAACTGGAACTGGTAAGGATATAATAGCTAAAGAAATCCATAGAAAAAGTGATAGAAATAAAGGAAAATATGCTCAAGTTAGTTGTGCACTATATCCAGGAGAACTTATTGAAAGAGAATTATTTGGATATGAAAGAGGAGCTTTTTTAGGAGCCAATGCAAGTAAAAAAGGACTTCTAGAAGAAATTGATGGTGGAACAATATACATTGAAGATATAGCTAAAATGGATATCAAAGTTCAATCAAGATTTCTAAAAGCAATCGAATATGGAGAATTTAAAAGAGTTGGAGGAACAAAAGTAAGAAAATCTAATGTAAGATTTTTAGTTGGTACAGATATAGACTTAAAACAAGAAACTGAAAAAGGAAAATTCAGAAAAGATTTATATCATAGATTAACTGCTTTAACTATTGAAGTTCCACCTTTAAGAGAAAGAAAAGAAGATATTCCAGTGCTTGCTAACTATTTCTTAAATAAAATTGTTAGAATATTACATAAAGAAACTCCTGTTATTTCAGGAGAAGCTATGAAATTCTTAATGGAATACTACTACCCTGGAAATATAATGGAACTTAAAAATTTAATTGAAAGAATGGCATTATTATCTAAAGATAAGATTTTAGATGTAGAGCAATTACCATTAGAAATTAAAACAAAATCTGACATTGTAGAAAATAAGACAGTTGTAGGTGTTGGACCATTAAAAGAAATATTAGAACAAGAAATTTATAGTTTAGAAGAAGTAGAAAGAGTTGTAATTGCTATTGCATTACAAAAAACTAGATGGAATAAACAAGAAACTTCTAAAATTTTAGGTATAGGTAGAACAACTCTATATGAAAAAATAAGAAAGTATGGTTTAGATACAAAGTAATATAATTAAAAGTGAGGGAAAACGTAAAATGTCAATAAGAAAATTTCGTAAACAAATGAAACCTTTTATTATTATACTAACGGTTGTTTTTATATTATCTTTAGCATATGGAGGATATGAAAGTTACAGGACAAGTAGAGCTAATAAAAAGGCACAAGAAGCTATGCTTTTAAATAAAGATTATATACAAAAAATTGATATAGAAAGAGCAAAACAAGAACTTTCAAGAAGTTATGCAGATAGAGTTGACAAAGACATAGTTGATATACTTGCCTTTAATGAAGTTATAGATAAAAATTTAACTTTACACATTGCAAAAGATTTAAAAGTAAAAGTCCCTAGTTCAGAAGTTAATAAACAATATGAAGAACTTGAATCGTCTATGGGAGATAAAGAACAATTTAGGAGAATGTTGCAAGTTCGTGGACTTACAAAAGATTCTTTAAAAAATCAAATTGAAGAAAATTTATTGATACAAAAAACAAGGGAAGAATTTGCTAAAAATATAAAACCAACTGATGAAGAAATAAATACTTATATGGCTTTATATTCAATCCCAGCTGATAAAAAAGAAGAAGCAATAAATTTATATAAATCAGAAAAAGGAGCAGAAGCATTTAGAGAAGCTTTATTAAAAGCTAGAAAAGAAATGAAAATAAAAGATTTAGCTCCTGAATATGAAAATTTATTAGAAAAAACTGCTTATGAAGAAGAAGGATTTACTATAACAAACCTTGATTTAGCTAGAAGTATTGCAAATGTTATGTTAGGTCAAAAAATTTCTAAAGAAGATGCAGAAAAGCAAGCAAAAGAAATGATCAGTAGACAAATAAAAATGGCTAAAATCGCTAAAGAAAAAGGTGTAAAAGTTAATGAGAATTTAGATGCTATTTCTCAATTTCAAGATTATTATATTGGTTTAGCTGAAAAAGTTAGAGATGAAGTAAAACCTACTGATGATGAATTAGTAAAATTCTTTAATGAAAATAAATCTAAATATAGTATTCCTGCAACAGCAGATGCAAAATTAATATTTATTAGTGTAAAATCTGCAAAAGAAGATGATGACTTAGCTAAAGAAAAAGCAGAAAAATTATTATCAGAATTAACTCCAGAAAACTTTACAGAAAAAGGAAAAAGTTTAGGAAACAACCAAGATATAATTTATCAAGATTTAGGAACATTTGGGACAAAAGCCATGGTTAAAGAATTTGAAGAAGCTCTTAAAGATGTTCCTTCAAATACAATAGTTAATAAAGTTATAAAAACAAAATTTGGTTACCATGTTGCTTATGTAAAGAAAAATGATAATAATCAACAATGGGAAGTTGAGCATATTTTAATAGTTCCATATCCTTCTGAAAAAACTGTAACAGAAAAACTTGAAAAATTAAATAAAATAAAAGCTGATATAGAAGCAGGAACTTTAGCATTAAATGATAAAATTGATGAGGATGTAATTCAAAGTTTTGATGCTAAAGGAATAACACCAGATGGTATAATACCAGATTTTGTATATAGTCCTGAAATAGCAAAAGCAGTATTTAGTACAGAATTGAATAAAGTTGGAATAATTAGTCCAAATAAAGCAACAATAGTTGTATTCCAAAAAACTAAAGAAGTGAAAGCAGAGGATGCTAATTTTGATAAATCAAAAGAGCAAGTAAAAAGTGATTATATAAATAAAAAAGTTGCAGAATATATGTCAAAATTATTCTAAAGCTAAGGGGAATAAACCAAGTTTAAGGTTTATTCCCTTTTGTACTCTTATTTTAGGGGGTATTTTATGTACTTTAAACAAGAAGATATAGATAAATTATTAGATAATTTAAGAATAGAAGAAGTAGTTGGAGAATTTATTGAGTTAAAAAAAGTTGGTTCAAGTTATAAAGGATTATGCCCATTTCATGCAGATACTAATCCTTCTTTTTCAGTTACTCCTGAAAAAAAGATTTGTAAGTGTTTTGTATGTGGTTCTGGTGGGAATGCCATAAATTTTTATTCAAAAATTAAAAATATATCTTATACAGATGCAATTAGAGAACTTTCAAAGAAATATAGAATTAATATAAAAGAATATAATAATGCCAATGTAAATGAAAATTATGAAAAATTTTATCAAATTATGGAAGATAGTCATAATTTTTTCATGGAAAAAATATTTTCTCAAGATTCAAGAGGAGCTTTGCAGTATCTTTCAAATAGAGGCTTGGATACTAATTTAATTAAAGAACACCAACTTGGATATGCTCCTCCAAAATGGTCAGAACTTTATGAACTTTTGAATAGTAAAGGTTATAGTGATGAAGATTTATTGGCTTTGGGACTTATTAAAAAGAGTGAAGAAGGAAGAATATATGATGCTTTTAGAAATAGAATAATATTTCCAATTTTTTCTCCAAGTGGAAGAATAATTGCCTTTGGTGGTAGAAGTTTGGAAAAAGATGATTCAATACCAAAATATATAAATTCACCAGATACTCCAATCTTTAAAAAAGGAAGAAATGCCTATGGTATTGAAAGAGCTATAAATATAAAAAACAAGAACTATTCTATTTTAATGGAAGGTTATATGGATGTCCTTTCAGCTAATATCTATGGTTTTGACACAAGTATAGCCCCATTAGGAACTGCCTTAACAGAAGAACAAGCTCAACTTATAAAAAGGTATTCATCTAATATTTTATTATCTTTTGATATGGATAAGGCTGGAATAGCAGCAACTGAAAGGGCAAGCTTTATATTAAAATCCCAAGGTTTTAATATAAGAGTTTTAGAATTTAAAGAAAGCAAGGATCCTGATGAATTTTTAAAGAAAAATGGAAGAGAGGCTTTTTTAAAAGTAGTTGAAAATTCCTTAGAAATTTTTGATTTTTTATATAATTTATACTCAAGTGAATATGATTTAGATAATAATATTATAGCAAAACAAAATTTTATAGAAAGATTTAAAGAGTTCTTTTCAAATGTAGAAAATGATTTAGAAAAGGAAATGTATCTAAAAAAACTTTCAGAAAAAATTGATATCAGTGTAGATGTTTTAAGAAAGACACTTGTTGAGCAAAATAAAAAAAATGTTATAAGAAAAGATTATATTGACATAAATCAAGAGAAGATAGAAAAAAAAGAATTTAAACAGGCTAATAATTTAGAAATGGCAATAGTTAAGATGCTACTTAGAAAACCTGAATATTATAACTTTTTTAAAGAAGAGAAATTAGAAAGTGATATTGCTAATAAAATTTTTAAATTTTTTAATCAAAAAATAAAGGAAAATTTATTTTTTGATAGTAATACTATAATGAAAGAGTTTAAAAATTATATTGAGGAAAGTAATGAGTTTTCTGATTATGAAAAAAATAATGAGTTAGCAAGAATAATAATGGATTATATTTTAATTCCAAATAAATTTAAAGAAGAAAGAGAAAATATAGCATTATTTAAAAGTTATCTTAGAGTAAAGTTAAAGCTGAGAGATAAAACAAAAGATGATATTAGTAAAAAAATTGAATTTGGAAAATTAAAAAAAGAAATAGAAGAAACTAAAAGTGTTGAAGAGTTTATAAAAGTTTATAATTCATTTAAGTATCTTTTTTAACCCTATTACAGTAGCGAGGAGGATTATAGTGAAAGAGTTAATAAAAAATGAAAAAGCTAGAGCTTTAATAAAAAAAGCAGTAGAAGAAGGGATTATAACTTATGAAGAAATTAATGAAGAATTAGGTGATGATTTTCCAGCTGAAAATATAGAACAACTTATTAATGAAATGCTTGAACAAGGAATTAAAATTGTTGATGAAGAGCAATTAGATGAATTAGGTGAAGATGAGTTAAGAGAAAAAAGTTTAGATGATGATTATGTAGACAGTGAGGAACATGATGATTTACTAGAAGATGATACAGATGATAAACTTGATGATTCAGATGATGAAAATGATGACACAGAAGAAAGTTTTACAGAATTTGATGATGAGTTTAATCCTGAATATATAGAAGATGTAAGTGAAGATGAGTTAAGTAATGAAAAATTATTAAATTTAGGTAATAGTGCAAAAGTAGATGAACCTATAAAAATGTATTTAAGAGAAATAGGGCAAGTTCCTTTACTAACTCATGATGAAGAAATAGAATATGCTAAAAGAGCTTATGAAGGAGATGAGGAGGCTAGTAAAAAGCTTATAGAATCAAACTTAAGGCTAGTTGTAAGTATTGCTAAAAAACATACAAATAGAGGTTTAAAACTTCTTGACTTAATACAAGAAGGAAATATTGGACTTATGAAAGCTGTTGAAAAGTTTGAATATACAAAAGGATATAAATTTTCAACTTATGCTACTTGGTGGATAAGACAGGCTATTACAAGAGCAATAGCTGACCAAGGAAGAACAATAAGAATACCTGTTCATATGATAGAAACAATAAATAAAATAAAAAAAGAATCAAGAATATATCTACAAGAAACGGGAAAAGATGCTTCTCCTGAAATTTTAGCTGAAAGACTTGGAATGGAAGTTGATAAAATAAAGGCAATTCAAGAAATGAATCAAGAACCAATATCTCTTGAAACTCCTGTTGGTAGTGAAGAAGATAGTGAATTAGGAGATTTTGTAGAAGATCAAAAAACAACAAGTCCCTATGAAGCTACAAATAGAGCAATTTTAAGAGAAGAATTAGATGCTGTTTTAAAAACATTGAGTCCAAGAGAGGAAAAAGTATTAAGATATAGATATGGACTTGATGATAGTTCTCCAAAAACATTGGAAGAAGTTGGAAAAATATTTAATGTTACTAGAGAAAGAATAAGACAAATTGAAGTTAAAGCTCTTAGAAAATTAAGACACCCTAGTAGAAAGAAAAAGCTTGAAGATTTTAAAGTAGATTAGTTGGGAGGTAATATTTTGAAGCTTTTAAGTCTAGAAAAATATTTACTTAAAAATGATATAAATAATGAAGAATTTAAAAAACTTGTAATTGAGATATCAGAAAAATTGGAATTAGAAGCACTTTCTGAAGGTAGGAAGTTAACTGATGAAGAAATAGATTATGAATATGTTGATTTTCTTATAGCTGAAACTCTTGAAACTTTGAAAGATGATGTTTGTAAATGTGAAGTTGAATGTGGAGTTCCAGATTGTTGTGGAACAAGAGTTGAAAAAAACTTAAAAAAAGTTTATGAAATGGCTCTTTATATGCTAAGAGATGGAATATCTTATGAGGATTTAACACAAGAAGGTATTATTGGACTGATTAAGGCACATGAACTTTTTGAAGATGACAAAGATTTTAAACTATATAAAGACTACTATATAGCAAAAGAAATGTTTAACTATATAAATAATTATGCTAATTATAGAAAATCAGCTTTTAAGGATTATGCTGAACATGAAATTCATAAGGATAGCCATTTAAAAGTTTCTTTGAAAGATAAAGATAAATCAGAAGAACTTAAAAAACTCGAAAAAGAAAATAAAGAAAAACATATTGAAGAAATGAAACATTTAGAAAAAAGAGCTGAAACCTTATTTGATTATCTAAACTTAAAATATAGATTGAGTGAAAGAGAGATTGAAGTTTTAGTATTGTACTATGGACTTGATGGGCATAAGAAAAAGACTTTTTCTCAAATTTCTGAAATTACTAAAATAGATGATGATAATTTAGATAAAATCCTAAAGGGAGCTATGTTTAAATTATCAAATGTTGATGAAAAGGTTGAGCTATGAAAGCTAGAGATATTATAAATATTTTAGAAAAGAAATTTCCTAAAATAAATGCAGAAGAATGGGATAATGTAGGGCTTCTAATAGGAGATTATGATAAAGAAGTTAAGAAAATACAATTTTCATTAGATGCAACATTAGAAAGTGTTGAACATGCTATTTCTAAAAAAGTAGATATGTTAGTCACTCATCATCCTATTATTTTTAAAGCTATTAAAGATATAACTCAGCAAAATATTTTAGGGAAAAAAATTAGAGATTTAATAAAAAATGATATTAATGTTTATTCAATACATACAAATTTAGATTCAAGTATTAATGGTTTAAATGATTATATTTTAAAAAAAATAGGAATTTTAGAGTATAAGATATTAGATTTTGATGAAGAAAAGAATTGTGGTATAGGAAGAATTTTTAAATTAAATGAAGAAAAAAATTTAAAAAACTTTATAGAAGAACTTAAACTAAAATTGAAAATTTTAAATCTAAGAGTTATAAGTGATAATTTAAATAAAAAAATTAAAAAGATAGCTCTTATAAATGGTTCTGCTATGAGTTATTGGAGAAAAGCTAAAAAGGAAAAAGTTGATTTATTTATAACAGGAGATATTGGCTATCATGATGCTCTAGATGCTTTAGAAAGTGGCTTAAATGTAATTGACTTTGGGCATTATGAAAGTGAACACTTTTTCTATGAAATTTTAATAGAAGAATTAAAAGATAACAACTTAGAATTTTTAGTTTTTAATAGAGAACCAATATTTAAGTTTTATTAAAGATATGGAGAAATTATGAAAAAAATAATGATTATGTTTTTATTTTTATTATCTTCAATTTATAGTTTTGCTACTATAAATGATAACCTTAATCTTTTAAAAGATGAGGAAAAAAGTGAAATAAATGAAAAAATTGAAGAAATACAAAATGAAAAAGGATTGACAATATTTGTAAATACATTAGCAGAAGATGAAGGCTTTGCTATTTCAGACCCAGAAAGAGCAATGATATTAAATCTTAAAAAGGGAGAGAAAGAAACATATAAAGTTGAACTTTCTTTTAGTAAAGATATAGATGTTGAAGATTATCAAGATGATATCAATACAACTCTAAACGATTCAGGTGAATTATTAGAAAGAAAAGAGTATGGAAAATATATTTTAACTGTACTTGATGGTGCAGGTTCTGTTTTACAAGAAGTTAATATTGAAGCTTTAAATCAAATGACAATGACAAAAGAACAAGAAAATAATAGTACACCAATTATGGTTGCAGCTTTTGTTATAATAATTTTATTTATTGTTTATAAGATGTATGCTGCATACAAAGATAAAAGTAACCAAGAAGAAGATGATTAAAATATTTTGGGTATTCAGGTTAGTCGCTGTCTTTATGATAGAGGAAAGTCCGAGCTCCACAGAGCAAAAGGGTAGCTAACAGCTACTAAAAGTAATTTTAAGGAAAGTGCCACAGAAAATAGACCGCCATTAAGGTAAGGGTGAAAAGGTGGTGTAAGAGACCACCAGTTTTTTAGGAAACTAAAAAAGCTTGGTAAACCCCCTTTGGAGCAAGACTAAATAGGAAAGATTAAGGGGTTGCTCGCTCTCTTTCAGGGTAAGTCGCTAGAGATTATAAGTGATTATAATTCGAGAAAAATGATTAACAAATACAAAACTCGGCTTATTGAATGCCTAAAAATTTAAAAAATCTGCTACAAAAATTTTTGTAACAGATTTTTTAAGGTTGTATAATAAATGGTGTTGATGGAAGAAATTTCTATTAATACCATTTTTTTAATAAAAAAAGTTGAGACAATAAAATTTTCCTGTTAAAATTAAATCGCAAAAAATAACTCAAAAAGGAAGTGATTTCATTGTCTCTAGCTAATTTTATCAAAACTATCTTAAATATTCAAGATGATAATATTTCTTTTCCAGAAGAAGATTATTGTCAGATTATTCAAAAAGGTAATTATGTAATTAAAGTTTTTAAAGGTTTTATTAAATCTAGTTATTGTTCTTGTCCTCATTGTAATTCTAAAAATATTGTTAAAAATGGTTCTAGGGAACGTAATATTAAATTTATTCCTTTTCAAAATTACAATATTGAACTTAATCTTAGTATACAAAGGCATATCTGCAAAGATTGTAAAAAAACTTTTTCTCCTTCTACTAGTATTGCT is part of the Fusobacterium nucleatum genome and encodes:
- a CDS encoding sigma-70 family RNA polymerase sigma factor, coding for MKLLSLEKYLLKNDINNEEFKKLVIEISEKLELEALSEGRKLTDEEIDYEYVDFLIAETLETLKDDVCKCEVECGVPDCCGTRVEKNLKKVYEMALYMLRDGISYEDLTQEGIIGLIKAHELFEDDKDFKLYKDYYIAKEMFNYINNYANYRKSAFKDYAEHEIHKDSHLKVSLKDKDKSEELKKLEKENKEKHIEEMKHLEKRAETLFDYLNLKYRLSEREIEVLVLYYGLDGHKKKTFSQISEITKIDDDNLDKILKGAMFKLSNVDEKVEL
- a CDS encoding Nif3-like dinuclear metal center hexameric protein encodes the protein MKARDIINILEKKFPKINAEEWDNVGLLIGDYDKEVKKIQFSLDATLESVEHAISKKVDMLVTHHPIIFKAIKDITQQNILGKKIRDLIKNDINVYSIHTNLDSSINGLNDYILKKIGILEYKILDFDEEKNCGIGRIFKLNEEKNLKNFIEELKLKLKILNLRVISDNLNKKIKKIALINGSAMSYWRKAKKEKVDLFITGDIGYHDALDALESGLNVIDFGHYESEHFFYEILIEELKDNNLEFLVFNREPIFKFY
- a CDS encoding site-2 protease family protein; translation: MAFLIAVVMLGLIIFVHELGHFLTAKLFKMPVSEFSIGMGPQVFSVDTKKTTYSFRAIPIGGYVNIEGMEVGSEVENGFSSKPAYQRFVVLFAGVFMNFLMAFILLFATAKISGRIEYDSNAIIGGLVKGGANEQILKVDDKILELDGKKINVWTDISEVTKVSQDKKEISALIERDSKVENLTLKLTKDEENNRVVLGISPKYKKVNLSTIESLDFAKNSFNSIITDTVKGFFTLFSGKVSLKEVSGPVGIFKVVGEVSKFGWLSIVSLCVVLSINIGVLNLLPIPALDGGRIIFVLLELFGIKVNKKWEEKLHKGGMILLLFFILMISVNDVWKLFN
- a CDS encoding sigma-54 dependent transcriptional regulator produces the protein MKNAILAISEKKEILKQIRKELAEKYEVITFNNLLDAIDMVRESDFDLILLDNALEGISVGEAKKKLTSIGKDFITVALVDEINEVETKELEKFGIFAYLLKPIKIEDLDAIILPSLNGLELIKENKRLEEKLSILEEDTDIIGQSAKIKDVRNLIEKIADSDLPVLIVGETGTGKDIIAKEIHRKSDRNKGKYAQVSCALYPGELIERELFGYERGAFLGANASKKGLLEEIDGGTIYIEDIAKMDIKVQSRFLKAIEYGEFKRVGGTKVRKSNVRFLVGTDIDLKQETEKGKFRKDLYHRLTALTIEVPPLRERKEDIPVLANYFLNKIVRILHKETPVISGEAMKFLMEYYYPGNIMELKNLIERMALLSKDKILDVEQLPLEIKTKSDIVENKTVVGVGPLKEILEQEIYSLEEVERVVIAIALQKTRWNKQETSKILGIGRTTLYEKIRKYGLDTK
- a CDS encoding SurA N-terminal domain-containing protein, producing the protein MSIRKFRKQMKPFIIILTVVFILSLAYGGYESYRTSRANKKAQEAMLLNKDYIQKIDIERAKQELSRSYADRVDKDIVDILAFNEVIDKNLTLHIAKDLKVKVPSSEVNKQYEELESSMGDKEQFRRMLQVRGLTKDSLKNQIEENLLIQKTREEFAKNIKPTDEEINTYMALYSIPADKKEEAINLYKSEKGAEAFREALLKARKEMKIKDLAPEYENLLEKTAYEEEGFTITNLDLARSIANVMLGQKISKEDAEKQAKEMISRQIKMAKIAKEKGVKVNENLDAISQFQDYYIGLAEKVRDEVKPTDDELVKFFNENKSKYSIPATADAKLIFISVKSAKEDDDLAKEKAEKLLSELTPENFTEKGKSLGNNQDIIYQDLGTFGTKAMVKEFEEALKDVPSNTIVNKVIKTKFGYHVAYVKKNDNNQQWEVEHILIVPYPSEKTVTEKLEKLNKIKADIEAGTLALNDKIDEDVIQSFDAKGITPDGIIPDFVYSPEIAKAVFSTELNKVGIISPNKATIVVFQKTKEVKAEDANFDKSKEQVKSDYINKKVAEYMSKLF
- the dnaG gene encoding DNA primase — translated: MYFKQEDIDKLLDNLRIEEVVGEFIELKKVGSSYKGLCPFHADTNPSFSVTPEKKICKCFVCGSGGNAINFYSKIKNISYTDAIRELSKKYRINIKEYNNANVNENYEKFYQIMEDSHNFFMEKIFSQDSRGALQYLSNRGLDTNLIKEHQLGYAPPKWSELYELLNSKGYSDEDLLALGLIKKSEEGRIYDAFRNRIIFPIFSPSGRIIAFGGRSLEKDDSIPKYINSPDTPIFKKGRNAYGIERAINIKNKNYSILMEGYMDVLSANIYGFDTSIAPLGTALTEEQAQLIKRYSSNILLSFDMDKAGIAATERASFILKSQGFNIRVLEFKESKDPDEFLKKNGREAFLKVVENSLEIFDFLYNLYSSEYDLDNNIIAKQNFIERFKEFFSNVENDLEKEMYLKKLSEKIDISVDVLRKTLVEQNKKNVIRKDYIDINQEKIEKKEFKQANNLEMAIVKMLLRKPEYYNFFKEEKLESDIANKIFKFFNQKIKENLFFDSNTIMKEFKNYIEESNEFSDYEKNNELARIIMDYILIPNKFKEERENIALFKSYLRVKLKLRDKTKDDISKKIEFGKLKKEIEETKSVEEFIKVYNSFKYLF
- the rpoD gene encoding RNA polymerase sigma factor RpoD; this encodes MKELIKNEKARALIKKAVEEGIITYEEINEELGDDFPAENIEQLINEMLEQGIKIVDEEQLDELGEDELREKSLDDDYVDSEEHDDLLEDDTDDKLDDSDDENDDTEESFTEFDDEFNPEYIEDVSEDELSNEKLLNLGNSAKVDEPIKMYLREIGQVPLLTHDEEIEYAKRAYEGDEEASKKLIESNLRLVVSIAKKHTNRGLKLLDLIQEGNIGLMKAVEKFEYTKGYKFSTYATWWIRQAITRAIADQGRTIRIPVHMIETINKIKKESRIYLQETGKDASPEILAERLGMEVDKIKAIQEMNQEPISLETPVGSEEDSELGDFVEDQKTTSPYEATNRAILREELDAVLKTLSPREEKVLRYRYGLDDSSPKTLEEVGKIFNVTRERIRQIEVKALRKLRHPSRKKKLEDFKVD